Genomic segment of Limnothrix sp. FACHB-406:
TCGATAATCCTTGGGCCGTTGCCAGAAATCGAGCTGACCAAGCAGGAAAAATACTAGGTGATTACTTGGCGGAAAATCAATTTGGTGGACTACCAGTAACACTAATTGGCTATTCGCTAGGGACACAAGTCATTCTTTCTGCTTTAAATCGACTAGCTGAACGAGGCTCCCATGGAAAAATTTATAATGTTTATCTTCTAGCCGGAGCAGTTGCTCAAAATGATCAACGACTGCAAGTAATTGATCAAGTTGTTGCCGGTACTGTAGTCAATGTTTATTGCAGAAGTGATCTCGTCTTACGATATATCTATCGTCTAGCGGAAGGATTTGCACAACCAATTGGTGTTGAACCTTTAGAGCATGATGGTGTTGTTAATTTAGATGTTAGTGATTTTATCAATGGTCATTTAGACTACGTGTCAAATTTGCAACGAATTCTGACTGAAGTGAAGTTGTCAATTGGCTATCAGGAAGTTTTTGAATCGTCTGTGCCGCAAGAGAATGAAGCCGTAGAGAATTCCGATCAGCCAATCTTAAAAGATTTGATTAAGATTCTCAAGAAAGTTCCAGGTATGACAAATGCCAGCTTTTCAGATTTTTCTAGTGCAACCTCGGTAGTGCAATTTAAAAATAATCTGCATATTCGAACATGGAAAAACTTTTTTGGTGTTGATCACGTGTTTGTCGGCCGTGACTCAACTTGTCTTTATGGTGGTTTTGTAGGCTGGGTTCATTCTGACGGAATGGAGGCTGCTCTGAAAAAAATTAAGCAAAAATATTCTGACTTTATAATTTAAAATCATTAGACTTTTGCATACAAGAAATCGATGGACTCTACGTCACCTGACTCCATCGCGGGCCGCCAGATCTGATTTCACCCATACGCAGCAAATTGAGAATGGGTTCACTGAACAAGTGTTGTAAATCTTCAGGCAGCTTTTGAACATTAGTGGTTAGAGTTAACCCTTCCATCCATTGCTGAACTCTGGTGGCAAAATCCCATCCAGATTGTGTTTGAGATTGATGTTGAGTTGGCGGCAGCAACGTATCTGGCAATTTGGCTTCACCGATCATTTGAATAGAGCGGCCATCAGATTGCTCAAAGGAATCCCAAAGTAGCATGATTGTTTCACCCCAAATCAGCAACCCATTGGGGCATCCTACACCAACCATATATTGCTTTAACTGGGCGATCGCCCGCGATGCTTGATCAACACCATGGCTGGTTAGCTTAATTTCTACCAGCATCAAATATTCACCATCGGGACTGACCACAATGATGTCTGGTTGAAATCTGTCAGGCTGAAAATC
This window contains:
- a CDS encoding type I restriction enzyme HsdR N-terminal domain-containing protein, which encodes MNTTQTSTSSLDFQPDRFQPDIIVVSPDGEYLMLVEIKLTSHGVDQASRAIAQLKQYMVGVGCPNGLLIWGETIMLLWDSFEQSDGRSIQMIGEAKLPDTLLPPTQHQSQTQSGWDFATRVQQWMEGLTLTTNVQKLPEDLQHLFSEPILNLLRMGEIRSGGPRWSQVT